One genomic segment of Sminthopsis crassicaudata isolate SCR6 chromosome 2, ASM4859323v1, whole genome shotgun sequence includes these proteins:
- the RAB5IF gene encoding GEL complex subunit OPTI gives MSGGRRKDEPPQPHLANGAPKGSAWSKALRSDAAWEDKDEFLDVIYWFRQIIAVVLGVIWGVVPLKGFVGIAVFCLINAGILYLYFSSFQQIDEEDYGGTWELTKEGFMTSFALFMVVWIIFYTAIHYD, from the exons ATGAGCGGCGGGAGGCGGAAGGATGAGCCGCCGCAGCCGCACCTGGCCAACGGCGCCCCGAAGGGCTCGGCCTGGAGCAAAGCGCTGCGGAGCGACGCGGCCTGGGAGGACAAG GATGAGTTTTTAGATGTGATCTACTGGTTCCGACAGATCATTGCAGTTGTCCTGGGAGTCATTTGGGGAGTGGTGCCTCTGAAGGGCTTCGTGGGAATAGCAGT ATTCTGCCTGATCAATGCTGGAATCTTGTACCTCTACTTCAGCAGCTTCCAACAAATTGATGAGGAAGATTATGGTGGGACATGGGAGCTTACAAAAGAAGGTTTTATGACATCTTTTGCACTATTTAtg GTTGTTTGGATCATCTTTTACACTGCCATCCACTACGACTGA